A window of Pseudomonadota bacterium genomic DNA:
ACGCCGAGCGCCGCGGCTTCGATCCGGTCAAGGGCAAGCTCATGGGCATGCCGATCAACGGCAATGTCGACGTGCTCTACTACCGCGCCGACCTCTATGAGAAGGCCGGCCTCAAGCCGCCCGAGACCTGGGACGATCTCTTGGCCAACGCGGTCAAGCTCAACGACCCGCCGCGGGTCTACGGCTTCGTGCATTTCGACGACCGCGCCTTCACCATGGTCGACTACTCCAACTTCATGTTCAGCTTCGGCGGCGACATCTTCGCCGATCCGAAGGCGGGCGACTTCCGCGTCGCCTTCAACAGCCCGAAGAACCTGAAGGCGCTCGAATTCTACATCGAGTCCGGCAAGAAGGGCGGCTACCCCTCGCCGGGCTCGGTCAGCCAAGGCCAGCTGTTCCAGCTCTTGGCGACCGGCAAGGCCGCTCATGGCATCGGCGTGGTGGCAGGAATGGCGCAGTTCGACGATCCCTCGAAATCCGTGGTCGCCGGCAAGCTCAACGCCACCTTGATGCCGCGCGCCGCCGACGGCGTGCATGCGGCGCGCGCCGGCCATTGGATCGGTGCGGTTGCCAAGAACGTGCCCAAAGACAAGCAGATGGCCGCACTCGCCTTCCTCAAATGGTTCCAGACCCGCGACCATCAGATCGCCTATGCCAAGTTCGGCGCCATTCCGGTGCGCAGCGACATCGGCGATTCCGAGCTGGCGAAGGATCCGAAGTTCCGCTTCCTGAAGGCGATGGCGGACAACGCCGCGGTCGCCCGCATCCCGATCGCGGTCCCCGAGGCGCCGCAGCTGATGGCGATCACCAATCTCCGCTTGAACGAGGCGGTGATCGGCCAGTCGACGCCGGCGAAGGCGCTCAATCAAGCCGCCCGCGAGATCCACGAGGTGATGGTGAAGGCCGGCTACAAGACCGGGCTGCTTGCCGACCTGCCGTGATCGAGCCCACGGAGCGGCGGCGCCTCGGCCAGACCGGGCTCGAGCTGTCGCTGCTCGGGGTCGGCGGCGGCAGCGCGCTCATCGCCGCGGGCGAGGCCGCCGAGTCGGTGCTGGAGGCGGCCTGGAATGCCGGGCTCCGCACCTTCGACACGGCCCCCTTCTACGGCGTGGGTGTGAGCGAGCGGCGCGTCGGGCGCTACCTCGGCCGCAAACCCCGTGACACCTTCGTGCTGTCGAGCAAGGTCGGCCGCCTCATCCGCGACGGCAAGATCGTGCATGACTACACTGGGGACGGCGTGCTCAGCTCGATCGAGGAGAGCCTCGAGCGGCTCGGCCTCGGCTCGATCGACATCGCCTACATCCACGACGTCAACCCGCACACCCACGGCGCCGACTATGAAAATCGCTTCCGCGAGGCGATGGACGGCGGCTACCAGGCGCTCCATCGTCTGCGCGAAGAGGGCAGGCTCAAGGCCATCGGGGTCGGCGTCAAGGACTGGGAGGTCTGCCTCCGCTTCGCGCGCGCGGGCGACTTCGACTGCTTCATGCTGGCCGGCGGCTACACGCTGCTGGATCACGGCTCGCTCCAGGAGTTCCTGCCCTATTGCCGCCGGCGCGACATAAGGGTCGTCGTCGCCTCGCCCTTGAATTCCGGCATCCTCGCGACCGGCGCCACGGAGGCGGCACGCTACTACTACGCAGCCCCGCCGCCGGAGATCCTCGAGCGCACCCGCGCCCTTGCTGGCATCTGCGCCGGCCATGACGTACCGCTGGCCGCCGCCGCGCTGCAGTTTCCGCTGTATCACCCGGCGGTCGCAGGCATCGTCGCCGGCTACCGTGCGCCTGCCGAGCTTGACGAAGCCCTGGCGCATCTCCGCCGCCCGATTCCAGCCGCACTCTGGGCCGAGCTCAAGGGGCGTGGGCTCATCCCCGCGGGAGCGCCGACGCCATGAGCGATTTCCTGGGTTATCGCAATGCCGACGGCTCGGTCGGTGTGCGCAATCATTTCCTGGTGATGTCGCTGACCGGGCTCACCGGCCCGACCGCGCGGCGCATCGCCCAGCAGATCCGCGGCGCTGAAGTCGTGACCATGCCCTTCGGCAGCGGGCTCGTCGGCGCCGATGCGGAATTGCATCGCCGCGCGCTCATCGGCCTTGCCGCCAATCCGAATGTCGGTGCCGTGCTCATGATCGGCGGCAATCCGCCGGAGCTCACCGACATCGCCGAGGCGGTGGCCTTGACCGGCAAGCCGGTGGACACGCTCTCGATGGACGATTGCGATCACGACGCGCTCACCTTGAGCGAGCGCGGCACCAGGGCGGGCGTCAAGCTCGCCCGCGCCGTCTCGCGCCGCCGGCGCGGGCCCGCTTCGGCCTCCGAGCTGACGGTGGCGCTCGAATGCGGCCGCTCCGATCCCAGCTCCGGCCTGGTCTCGAATCCGTTGGTGGGTCTCGTCGCCGACCGGCTGGTCGCCGCGGGCGCCCGGGTGATCTTCGGCGAGACCATGGAATGGCTTGGCGCCGAGCATCTCTTGAAGCGCCGTGCGGTGAGCCCCGAGGTCGCGCGCGCGATCGAGGCGGCCGTGCTCCGGCGCGAAGCCCAGGCCGTCGCCGCCGGCATCGATTTGACCGGCAACAATCCCGGACCCACCAACATCGCCGGCGGCCTCACCACCATCGAAGAGAAGGCGCTGGGCGGCATCGCCAAGGGCGGCCTGAGCCCGATCCAAAGCCTCATCGGCATCGCCGAGCGGCCGGCCAAGCCCGGCCTCCATGTCATGGATGCGCCGGCCTACGCGCCGGAATCGGTCACCGGCTTCGTCGCCGCCGGAGCGCAGCTGGTGATGTTCACGACGGGTGCGGGCAACAGCTTCGTCAGCCAGCTTGCACCGACCCTCAAGCTCTCCGGCAATCCGGTCGCAACCAGGCGCCTGGCCGAGCAGCTCGACTTCGATGCGAGTGCCGTCACCGAGCGCAGCGAGAGCATCGAAGCGGCCGCCGCCAGGCTCTACGACACCCTCATCGACATCGCCGGCGGCACCTTGACCTGGGGCGAGGTCCTGAACGAGGGCGAGGAGGTGGTGAGCCGCCTCGGGCCGGCGCTGTGACGGAAGACGCCGCGCCCGGCGAGGATTGGGACGCCGTCCTTTTGCACGCCGCCGACAATGTCGCCACATGCCTGAAGCCCAT
This region includes:
- a CDS encoding aldo/keto reductase; translation: MVPDPRPSDRLCQVRRHSGAQRHRRFRAGEGSEVPLPEGDGGQRRGRPHPDRGPRGAAADGDHQSPLERGGDRPVDAGEGAQSSRPRDPRGDGEGRLQDRAACRPAVIEPTERRRLGQTGLELSLLGVGGGSALIAAGEAAESVLEAAWNAGLRTFDTAPFYGVGVSERRVGRYLGRKPRDTFVLSSKVGRLIRDGKIVHDYTGDGVLSSIEESLERLGLGSIDIAYIHDVNPHTHGADYENRFREAMDGGYQALHRLREEGRLKAIGVGVKDWEVCLRFARAGDFDCFMLAGGYTLLDHGSLQEFLPYCRRRDIRVVVASPLNSGILATGATEAARYYYAAPPPEILERTRALAGICAGHDVPLAAAALQFPLYHPAVAGIVAGYRAPAELDEALAHLRRPIPAALWAELKGRGLIPAGAPTP
- a CDS encoding UxaA family hydrolase codes for the protein MSDFLGYRNADGSVGVRNHFLVMSLTGLTGPTARRIAQQIRGAEVVTMPFGSGLVGADAELHRRALIGLAANPNVGAVLMIGGNPPELTDIAEAVALTGKPVDTLSMDDCDHDALTLSERGTRAGVKLARAVSRRRRGPASASELTVALECGRSDPSSGLVSNPLVGLVADRLVAAGARVIFGETMEWLGAEHLLKRRAVSPEVARAIEAAVLRREAQAVAAGIDLTGNNPGPTNIAGGLTTIEEKALGGIAKGGLSPIQSLIGIAERPAKPGLHVMDAPAYAPESVTGFVAAGAQLVMFTTGAGNSFVSQLAPTLKLSGNPVATRRLAEQLDFDASAVTERSESIEAAAARLYDTLIDIAGGTLTWGEVLNEGEEVVSRLGPAL